In one Musa acuminata AAA Group cultivar baxijiao chromosome BXJ2-5, Cavendish_Baxijiao_AAA, whole genome shotgun sequence genomic region, the following are encoded:
- the LOC103985605 gene encoding GDSL esterase/lipase At1g28570 — MAPIAPPPRLLPLLLVIAVLPGARRPASGCFTAIFSFGDSIADTGNAVRLGSLGASSGSPPYGRTFFDRPTGRFSDGRVIIDFIAQGLGLPLVRPYLDGGSGDDFRQGANFAVGGATALDLDFFSSKGIQASWTDRSLRVQIESFKQLLSSLSSDTKEVLNSSLILMGEIGGNDYNHPFFQGINADEVRTFVPSVIGAISSAINDLIELGVKTLLVPGNFPIGCIPAYLDVFQSKNVEDYDSQTGCIKWLNEFSEYHNRLLQEELDRLRKLHPHVTIIYANYYDATISFFRAPHLFGFKAPLHACCGSDGPYGVNRFVQCGHKDATVCSDPSSSISWDGIHLTEAAYETIARSLLEGPHAKPPITRACPGAQRSAIDDF, encoded by the exons ATGGCCCCTATCGCGCCTCCTCCtcgcctcctccctctcctcctcgtcATCGCCGTTCTCCCCGGCGCTCGTCGCCCCGCCTCCGGCTGCTTCACAGCCATCTTTAGCTTCGGCGACTCCATTGCTGACACCGGCAACGCCGTCCGCCTCGGTAGCCTGGGCGCCTCCAGCGGCAGCCCACCCTACGGCCGCACCTTTTTTGACCGCCCCACCGGTCGCTTCTCCGACGGCCGCGTCATCATCGACTTCATCG CGCAAGGGTTGGGGTTGCCGCTGGTGCGGCCGTATCTGGACGGAGGTAGCGGGGATGATTTCCGGCAAGGGGCGAATTTCGCAGTCGGCGGGGCCACCGCGCTCGATCTTGACTTCTTTAGCTCTAAGGGGATTCAAGCTTCATGGACCGACAGGTCCTTGCGTGTTCAGATCGAGTCGTTCAAGCAGTTGTTGTCTTCGCTCTCCTCCG ATACCAAAGAGGTGTTGAACAGTTCATTGATCCTGATGGGAGAGATTGGTGGAAATGACTACAACCATCCATTCTTCCAAGGAATAAATGCAGATGAAGTAAGAACCTTCGTTCCTAGCGTCATTGGTGCAATCAGTTCAGCAATCAAT GATTTAATAGAACTTGGGGTAAAGACATTGTTGGTTCCCGGGAACTTCCCAATTGGATGTATTCCAGCATATTTAGATGTCTTTCAGAGCAAGAATGTTGAGGATTATGACTCGCAAACAGGCTGCATCAAGTGGTTGAATGAGTTCTCTGAGTACCATAATCGCCTACTCCAGGAAGAGTTGGATAGGCTACGAAAGCTTCACCCACATGTCACTATCATTTATGCAAACTACTATGATGCCACCATAAGCTTTTTCCGTGCTCCACATCTCTTTG GATTTAAAGCTCCACTGCACGCATGCTGTGGAAGCGATGGCCCATATGGCGTCAATCGATTTGTTCAGTGCGGTCACAAAGATGCAACGGTCTGCAGTGATCCATCTAGTTCCATCTCCTGGGATGGTATTCACCTAACTGAGGCAGCTTACGAGACAATTGCAAGAAGCTTGTTAGAAGGACCACATGCCAAGCCTCCAATAACCCGAGCATGTCCAGGCGCACAACGGAGCGCGATTGATGACTTCTAG
- the LOC103985914 gene encoding putative pectinesterase/pectinesterase inhibitor 28, with product MGNMKVAALSVSAIVLVAIVATVAVTISNLDSEPAKTQFSSSQKNIKDFCNPTDYQETCESTLSAAAGNSTDPKELVNLAFQITIDQIKEAFNHSTVLSEAAKNPRTSDALENCRELLDYAIDDLRSSIDQLEGFSLIKLDKFLDDLKVWISASITYQETCLDGFENTTTNAAESMRKALNSSAEMTSNILAIVINLDNTLDSLNLGISRKLLSGEYPSWVSLGKRRLLQLSPAELKPNVTVAQDGTGDVKTINDALLRVPKKSNHTFVIYIKEGVYKEKVQVNRSLTNVIMVGDGTNKTKITGSLNYIDGTATFKTATVAVIGDGFIGKDLWIENSAGAAKHQAVALRVQSDKSVFYNVRIDGYQDTLYVHTKRQFYRDCNISGTIDFIFGDGAAVLQNCLILARKPMDNQQNIVTAQGRKDRRQATAIVLHNCTISADPAFFPFREKLPTFLGRPWKEFSRTFVLQSQLDDLIDPKGWLPWFENFGLNTCFYTELDNRGPGANTSQRVKWKGVKTIGYAHAQKFTVEHFIQGNAWLPKSGVPYIPGLLPMTEAGRIH from the exons ATGGGGAACATGAAGGTTGCTGCTCTCAGCGTCTCCGCCATCGTCCTCGTGGCAATCGTGGCGACCGTCGCCGTCACCATATCGAACCTCGACTCCGAACCGGCGAAAACACAGTTCTCAAGCTCGCAGAAGAACATCAAGGACTTCTGCAACCCCACCGACTACCAGGAGACTTGCGAGAGCACCCTCTCCGCGGCGGCCGGTAACTCCACCGACCCCAAGGAGCTCGTCAACCTGGCCTTCCAGATCACGATCGACCAGATCAAGGAGGCCTTCAACCACTCCACCGTGTTGTCGGAGGCTGCCAAGAACCCACGCACCTCCGATGCGCTCGAGAACTGCCGCGAGCTCCTCGACTACGCCATCGACGATCTCAGGAGCTCCATCGACCAGCTCGAAGGCTTCTCCCTGATCAAGCTCGACAAGTTCCTGGACGACCTAAAGGTGTGGATCAGCGCCTCCATCACGTATCAGGAGACGTGCCTCGACGGGTTCGAGAACACGACCACCAACGCCGCGGAGTCGATGCGGAAGGCGCTGAACAGCTCCGCCGAGATGACGAGCAACATCTTGGCCATCGTCATCAATTTGGACAACACGCTCGACTCCCTCAACCTTGGTATCAGCCGGAAGCTCCTCTCCGGAGAGTACCCGTCGTGGGTCTCCCTCGGCAAGAGAAGGCTCCTCCAGCTGAGCCCAGCCGAGCTGAAGCCCAACGTCACTGTAGCTCAGGATGGCACCGGCGACGTGAAGACCATCAACGATGCCCTCCTCCGCGTCCCGAAGAAAAGCAACCATACATTCGTCATCTACATCAAGGAAGGAGTGTACAAGGAGAAAGTTCAGGTTAACCGGAGCCTCACCAACGTGATTATGGTCGGCGACGGGACGAACAAGACTAAGATAACCGGCAGCCTCAACTACATCGACGGCACCGCGACCTTCAAAACCGCCACTGTCG CTGTCATTGGCGATGGATTCATCGGCAAGGACCTCTGGATCGAGAACTCGGCCGGGGCGGCAAAGCACCAGGCGGTGGCGCTCCGTGTGCAGTCCGACAAGTCGGTCTTCTACAACGTGCGGATTGACGGGTACCAGGACACGCTCTACGTCCATACCAAGCGCCAGTTCTACCGCGACTGCAACATCTCCGGCACCATCGACTTCATCTTTGGCGACGGCGCGGCGGTGTTACAGAACTGCCTGATCCTGGCGAGGAAGCCGATGGACAACCAGCAGAACATCGTGACGGCGCAGGGGCGCAAGGACCGGCGCCAGGCCACCGCCATCGTCCTCCACAACTGCACCATCAGCGCCGACCCCGCCTTCTTCCCCTTCCGGGAGAAGCTGCCGACGTTCCTCGGCCGGCCGTGGAAGGAGTTCTCGAGGACTTTCGTTCTGCAGTCGCAGCTGGACGATCTGATCGACCCAAAGGGGTGGCTTCCGTGGTTCGAGAACTTCGGCCTCAACACCTGCTTCTACACCGAGCTCGACAACCGCGGCCCCGGCGCCAACACGAGCCAAAGGGTGAAGTGGAAGGGGGTGAAGACCATCGGCTACGCCCACGCCCAGAAGTTCACCGTCGAGCACTTCATCCAGGGCAACGCATGGTTGCCGAAGTCCGGCGTGCCCTACATTCCCGGCCTCCTGCCGATGACCGAGGCCGGCAGAATCCACTGA